The sequence below is a genomic window from Anopheles cruzii chromosome 3, idAnoCruzAS_RS32_06, whole genome shotgun sequence.
CTCGACGAAGCCCGGCGCATCGACGAACAGTTACAACAAGGTTTGATCGGCGAAACGGAACTGGCGGCCAAACCGTTCCTCGGAGTACCGTTCACGACCAAGGACAGTACGGCGGTCAAGGATCGGTTGCACACGCTCGGGATCCTAGCCCGGCGCACCGTTAGGTCCAACAACGATGCCGAATGCGTACGATTGATGAAGGAAGCGGGCGGCATTATCATCGCGACCACGAGCATTCCAGAAATTAACCGCTGGTAGGTTTATGACCCTTTTGGGAGAACTTAACACAGGTCAGAGAACTTAACAGGCATAACCGAGGGATGCTTTTTCGCTTTGTAGGCAAGAAACACGGAACAACATCATTGGGCAGACGAACAATCCTTACGACAATCGGCGCACCGTGGGGGGATCGAGTGGCGGCGAAGGAGCCCTTTTGGCCGCCTGTGCCACTGCGATTGGCTTAGGTAAGGAGTGCTGCAGTGGCAAAAAAAGAGCTGTCTTTAAGTTTCATCTCAACCCCTAGGAACCGATATTGGAGGTTCGATACGGATGCCGGCATTCTACTGTGGCATTTACGGTCACAAACCAACAACGGGAGTGGTCAACACTCGTGGTTGCTCGCTTCGTACAGGCCGGGAGCCCTCCACCATGGTCGTTGCTGGGCCGATGACACGCTACGCGACCGATCTACTGCCCGCCATGAAGGTCCTTGTCGGTCCGCAAACAGCAGCCGCCCTCAGACTGAACGAACCGACGGATATACGCAAACTGCGGTACTTCTTTATCGACGAATCCGGGGACATCAAGTGTAGTGCCGTGCAGCCGCAGCTGAAACAGGCGATGAGTCGCGTCGTGCAGCACTTTGCAACCAACGTCGTGCCAGAAACCGGAGTCCGGCGTGTGAAGTTGATCGGAACCGACCATACGACCAACATGTGGCGGTACTGGATGACACAGGAACCGGCCAACTTTGCTACACTGCTCGGCAACGGGAAACCGGTCAAACCGTTGGTGGAGCTGCTCAAAAAGCTCACTGGCCGCAGTGATTTTACGATGGCATCAGTCTACTCGCTAATGGACACGCTGCTACCGCAAGAACGTGAGGATGTGATGAGAGAGCTGACGCGTCGCTGCGATCAGGAGCTGACCGAGCTGCTGGGGGATGATGGAGTACTGTTCTATCACAGCACCACGCACACCGCCCCTTACCACTATGCCGCGTTTATAAACGTTTACAACTTTAGCTACTGGTGTCTGTTCAATGTGTTGCACGTTCCGGCAACGCAGGTGCCGCTGGGTCTGGATGCAGATGGCTTACCGCTCGGAATACAGGTGGTGGCGTCGCGAAACCGCGATCGCCACTgtctggcggtggccgaagaGATTGAGCGAGTTTTCAATGGGCACATTCCACCGTTTCTTGTTGAATAAGTGCCAGTAAGTGATCAGTAATCAGAGCCACATGGTCAGTAGGGAGAGgattaatttattaacaatCAGGACACTTTACGGAAATCTCTGTCGTGAGAGGCGCTGGCTCGGCTAAGTCCAGTGGAGCAACCACAATTGCTCTCTAAGCATCGGATGCACAACTGGCGTTTTCGCTGTCCTCTCCCGATCCTCTCTTTGGTATGGttattatatatttatttcatATCGTTAGTCggtgtttctcttttttgtcgTTAAATATAAAACAGTAATGATAAACTAAACGCCGTGCGTTTCTTGTTAACCGCTATGTTCATGGCGCAATCGTCAGTAAACGAACCAAAAGGTGGGAGTCCGGAGCTAAAATAGTTACCCTAAAGCACACTAAAAGAAAATACTTTTTTCACAGAGAATCGCTTGAATTGCCGAGGCCGAACGTGCCGTTGCCGTGTTGGCAGACGATCCTCTGGTAATCGTCAACGCGACTGTAACAAGGAATGTGTAACGTTTTTGCCCACACGTCGCCTTGCTAGAGGTTGCTTTCAAGCATGTCGACTAGTCGTTTGATTTCGCggctaaaaacaaaaacggtaaATAACAAGTATGCCGAATGCCCTCGTTGTCGATACCTACATGCGCACTGCTAACGCTTCCGCCGGTTTAATCGTTTTAGAGATCTCCTCCGCCTTTGCCATGATCGTGTACATGCACTTTATGTTGGCGTCCATGCAGTCCGTCAGCTTCGTTACGGCGTTCTTGTAGATCTCCACGTTGTCCGCAGTGATCGCCGAGATCGAGTGCAGCACGCTGCACAAACTTTCCGACAGATTGTCCACCAAAGCGGCCAACGCTTGGGCCTccctttcgatttcgttcagCACGTTCGGATCGACGGAGGAGCCACGTTCGGATCGACCCCCGGAATGCCCCCGAAAGGCGCCGCTTCCGGGAAGCGCAAGATGCGCGATGCCACTGGGgcccgccgttgccgccgacGGGGTGCTCTGGCGGGAGCTGGACAGGTTGCAGGAATCTTTCCGCGTAACCGTCACCGGACTGGCAAGCTTTATTTTGTACTCCAAGTTTTCTGCTACAAAGTGTGTCATGTTACCGTCGACGCGAACCGTTCCTTCCAGATTGTACGGGAAGGAAGCtgcggacggaacggaaagggtCAATACATCGTGCGAGGATTGCTCAGACGTAAGCTTACCTTTCCGACTATCGCAAACAAGCGAATCGGGTCGCTTTTTCGTCTgcgatgaggacgacgaagaagacgatCCGTCCGGTTGGTTTCCGTTGCTGGCTCCCCCGTCCGTTTCGTCTGGCCCGGGACCAGCGAAAAGGTTGTGCGTATAGGCGATTTCGCTGTACGATTCGGTCATCGCTGTGAGTGGTCCGTCGCAGGGATTCTCTGGATCCTGGCATTCGTGATCGTCCATCGGTTCGTCGCTCCGGAGTACGGTCTGATCCGCATCGAACGGGTTTCTTCGCCGATTACGGTGGTCCGTCATTGTTGCGTTCGTTAAATCACCTTTCTCCTAATGATACTTTTGCAGTGCAATTTGACTAGATAGTTTCCCCCATGATGGTGGCTTTCATGGTGTTGGCGAGACAAGTATACTTTTATTACATGCTGCACACAGTCTTTTCGTTATTTTGCACTACAAAATAATCACTTATGTACaaggatttgttttgatttcataCAATCCGTCAAAGGGgaagaaatgtcaaacggAGGAGGACTGGAGTGCGTTTAGTTGTTTTGTGGTCCAAGCGGT
It includes:
- the LOC128272715 gene encoding fatty-acid amide hydrolase 2-A: MARSRVMVRLFAIFHLLIDKILTVILKRFWGPSKQRCPALQRKRMIVTYSAVELARMIRQREVSCYEVVSAFIDRLNEVNPLINAVLDGPFVDALDEARRIDEQLQQGLIGETELAAKPFLGVPFTTKDSTAVKDRLHTLGILARRTVRSNNDAECVRLMKEAGGIIIATTSIPEINRWQETRNNIIGQTNNPYDNRRTVGGSSGGEGALLAACATAIGLGTDIGGSIRMPAFYCGIYGHKPTTGVVNTRGCSLRTGREPSTMVVAGPMTRYATDLLPAMKVLVGPQTAAALRLNEPTDIRKLRYFFIDESGDIKCSAVQPQLKQAMSRVVQHFATNVVPETGVRRVKLIGTDHTTNMWRYWMTQEPANFATLLGNGKPVKPLVELLKKLTGRSDFTMASVYSLMDTLLPQEREDVMRELTRRCDQELTELLGDDGVLFYHSTTHTAPYHYAAFINVYNFSYWCLFNVLHVPATQVPLGLDADGLPLGIQVVASRNRDRHCLAVAEEIERVFNGHIPPFLVE
- the LOC128273319 gene encoding BLOC-1-related complex subunit 6 — translated: MTDHRNRRRNPFDADQTVLRSDEPMDDHECQDPENPCDGPLTAMTESYSEIAYTHNLFAGPGPDETDGGASNGNQPDGSSSSSSSSQTKKRPDSLVCDSRKASFPYNLEGTVRVDGNMTHFVAENLEYKIKLASPVTVTRKDSCNLSSSRQSTPSAATAGPSGIAHLALPGSGAFRGHSGGRSERGSSVDPNVLNEIEREAQALAALVDNLSESLCSVLHSISAITADNVEIYKNAVTKLTDCMDANIKCMYTIMAKAEEISKTIKPAEALAVRIREIKRLVDMLESNL